The Symphalangus syndactylus isolate Jambi chromosome 23, NHGRI_mSymSyn1-v2.1_pri, whole genome shotgun sequence genome has a window encoding:
- the LOC134735788 gene encoding endogenous retrovirus group K member 25 Env polyprotein-like, with amino-acid sequence MNPSEMQRKAPPRRRKHRNRAPLTRRMNQVVILEKQMKSPRTKKAELPTWAQLKKLTLLARKSLASTKVTQTSEKMLFAALMVVSTVVSLPMPAGAAAANYTYWAYVLFPPLIRAVTWMDNPIEVYVNNSVWVAGPTDDRCPAKPEEEGMMINISTGYRYPPICLGRAPGCLMPAIQNWLVEVSTLNPTSRFTYHMVSGMSLKPQVNYLQDFSYQRSLKFRPKGKPCPKEISIETKDLVWEECVADSAVILQNNTFGTVIDWAPRGQFYHDCTGQTQFCPSALVSPTVDSDLTENLDKHRHKKFQSFYPWKWGEKGTSTPRPKIISPVFGPEHPELWRLTVASYQLRIRSGNQTIETRDYETFYSINLNSSLTVPLLSCVKPPYMLVIGKVVIKPDSQTITCENCRLFTYTDSTFDWQHRILLVSAREGVWIPVSMDRPWEALPSIHILTEVLKGILNRSKRFIFTLIAVITGLIAVTATAAVAGVALYSSVQTVSFVDNWQKNSTRLWNSQSGIDQKLANQINDLRQTVIWMGDRLVSLEHRFQLQCDWNTSDFCITPQVYNESRHHWDMVRCHLQGREDNLTLDISKLKEQIFEASQSHLNVVPGAEALDQVAKNLYGLNPTTWIKSIGNSTAVNFGIMCL; translated from the coding sequence atgaacccatCGGAGATGCAAAGAAAAGCGCCTCCACGGAGACGGAAACACCGCAATCGGGCACCATTGACTCGCAGGATGAATCAAGTGGTGATATTAGAAAAACAGATGAAGTCACCACGCACCAAGAAGGCAGAGCTGCCAACCTGGGCACAGTTAAAGAAGCTGACACTGTTAGCTAGAAAAAGCCTAGCTAGCACAAAGGTGACACAAACCTCAGAAAAAATGCTGTTTGCAGCTTTAATGGTTGTATCAACAGTGGTAAGTCTCCCCATGcctgcaggagcagctgcagctaatTATACCTACTGGGCCTATGTGCTTTTCCCGCCCTTAATTCGGGCAGTCACTTGGATGGATAACCCCattgaagtatatgttaataatagtgtGTGGGTAGCTGGTCCCACAGATGATCGTTGCCCTGCAAAACCGGAGGAAGAAGGAATGATGATAAATATTTCCACTGGGTATCGTTATCCTCCTATATGTCTCGGGAGAGCACCAGGATGTTTAATGCCTGCTATCCAAAATTGGTTGGTAGAAGTATCTACTCTCAATCCCACCAGTAGATTTACTTATCATATGGTAAGCGGTATGTCACTCAAACCACAGGTAAACTATTTACAAGACTTCTCTTATCAAAGGTCATTAAAATTTAGGCCAAAAGGAAAACCTTGCCCCAAGGAGATTTCCATAGAAACAAAAGATttagtttgggaagaatgtgtggcCGATAGTGCCGTGATTTTACAAAACAACACATTTGGAACTGTTATAGATTGGGCACCTCGAGGTCAATTCTACCACGATTGCACAGGACAAACTCAATTCTGTCCCAGTGCACTAGTGAGCCCAACTGTTGATAGTGACTTAACAGAAAATTTAGACAAACATAGGCACAAAAAATTTCAGTCTTTCTACCcttggaaatggggagaaaagggaacctctaCTCCAAGACCAAAAATAATAAGTCCGGTTTTTGGTCCTGAACATCCAGAATTGTGGAGGCTTACTGTGGCTTCATACCAACTTAGAATTCGGTCTGGGAACCAAACTATAGAAACAAGAGATTATGAAACATTTTACTCTATCAACCTAAATTCCAGTCTAACAGTTCCTCTACTAAGTTGTGTAAAACCCCCTTATATGTTAGTCATAGGAAAGGTAGTTATTAAACCAGACTCCCAAACTATAACATGTGAAAATTGCAGATTGTTTACTTACACTGATTCGACTTTTGATTGGCAGCACCGTATTCTGCTTGTGAGTGCAAGAGAAGGCGTGtggatccctgtgtccatggatCGACCATGGGAGGCCTTGCCATCCATTCATATTTTGACTGAAGtattaaaaggcattttaaatagatccaaaagatttatttttactttaattgcaGTGATTACGGGATTGATCGCAGTCACAGCTACAGCCGCTGTGGCAGGAGTCGCATTGTACTCTTCTGTTCAGACAGTAAGCTTTGTTGACAATTGGCAAAAGAATTCCACAAGGTTGTGGAATTCACAATCTGGTATCGATCAAAAATTGGCTAATCAAATTAATGACCTTAGACAAACTGTCATTTGGATGGGAGATAGGCTCGTGAGCTTGGAACATCGTTTCCAGTTACAGTGTGACTGGAATACGTCAGATTTTTGTATTACACCCCAAGTTTATAATGAGTCTAGACATCACTGGGACATGGTAAGATGCCATTTACAGGGAAGAGAAGATAATCTCACTTTAgacatttctaaattaaaagaacaaatttttgaagCCTCTCAGAGTCACTTAAATGTTGTGCCTGGAGCTGAGGCATTAGATCAAGTGGCAAAAAATCTTTATGGATTAAACCCCACGACTTGGATTAAGTCTATTGGAAACTCTACTGCagtaaattttggaattatgtGTCTCTGA